One window of Methanothermobacter tenebrarum genomic DNA carries:
- a CDS encoding flippase: MNEVQRIVKNISVTGLAQVLTSLMAFVLFIYLARILGEADFGKYSFSISLTTLLATLTDLGVNQLLVREIARDKDLSENYINNAIILKMPLGVITLTIVPLISWLLSLSKEMTILLYLFGFYNVLLTISGTYLSLFQAWERMEYVAIFQIIERSVTVTLGLAVLFMGYGVFAVALVYVAAGVLDILIAASISFKRFVRPSFKFDPALQWRLLVEGLPFGLNSLFAMFFFKIDTVLLGILRDDVAVGIYNAAYNPLLNLSMIIAGMVSSAVYPVMSRQFTNGGDILENFTMVSSKYLSIISFPIATGCLILADRFISLFYGGGYTASIIAFQILSLFIPIRLVSTITGTLLSSINRQGFRMLSVGLSATLNIILNIILIPLYSYIGASIATVMSELFLYMLFLHYIGRYYKPVNVNSTFKKPAIASVIMGVAVHLMKDLNLLIMILLASCIYLGVLILIRTFDEKDKMILMKLMGRNHEEC; the protein is encoded by the coding sequence ATGAACGAAGTTCAGAGGATAGTTAAAAACATCAGTGTTACAGGACTTGCCCAAGTTTTAACCTCTTTAATGGCCTTCGTACTCTTCATATACCTTGCAAGGATCCTTGGCGAGGCCGACTTCGGAAAATACAGCTTTTCAATCTCACTCACCACACTCCTTGCAACACTCACAGACCTCGGCGTCAACCAGTTACTTGTAAGGGAGATAGCAAGGGATAAAGATCTCTCAGAAAATTACATCAACAACGCAATTATCCTCAAAATGCCCCTAGGAGTAATCACCCTCACAATAGTACCCCTAATCTCATGGTTACTCTCACTCAGCAAAGAGATGACCATACTCCTTTACCTCTTCGGATTCTATAATGTCCTCCTCACAATCTCAGGCACCTACCTCTCACTCTTCCAAGCATGGGAGAGAATGGAATATGTTGCAATCTTCCAGATAATAGAAAGATCCGTGACCGTCACACTTGGACTCGCAGTCCTCTTCATGGGCTATGGAGTCTTTGCTGTTGCCCTTGTCTATGTAGCCGCGGGCGTCCTTGACATCCTCATCGCAGCCTCTATCAGCTTTAAAAGGTTTGTACGTCCATCCTTCAAGTTTGACCCTGCTCTTCAATGGAGGCTCCTCGTGGAGGGCCTGCCCTTCGGTCTTAACTCCCTGTTTGCAATGTTCTTCTTCAAGATAGACACCGTACTCCTAGGGATCCTCAGGGATGATGTTGCTGTTGGTATATACAATGCAGCCTACAACCCCCTCCTGAACCTCAGCATGATAATAGCCGGTATGGTGTCATCAGCAGTTTATCCAGTGATGTCAAGGCAGTTTACTAATGGAGGAGACATTCTTGAAAACTTCACCATGGTATCCTCCAAGTACCTTTCAATCATCAGCTTCCCCATAGCCACCGGGTGCTTGATACTTGCAGACAGGTTCATCTCCCTCTTCTACGGTGGAGGTTACACTGCATCCATAATCGCCTTTCAAATCCTGAGCCTGTTTATACCCATAAGGCTTGTGAGCACCATCACAGGAACCCTTTTAAGTTCAATAAACAGGCAGGGCTTCAGGATGCTCAGCGTGGGCCTGAGCGCTACCCTCAACATCATACTGAACATCATACTCATACCATTATACAGTTACATCGGTGCAAGTATAGCCACCGTGATGTCTGAACTATTCCTCTACATGCTCTTCCTCCACTATATAGGAAGATACTATAAACCTGTAAATGTGAACAGCACATTCAAGAAACCTGCAATTGCATCTGTAATTATGGGAGTGGCCGTGCACCTCATGAAAGACCTGAACCTTCTAATAATGATACTTCTTGCATCCTGTATTTACCTTGGAGTCCTCATCCTCATCAGGACCTTTGATGAAAAAGATAAAATGATACTGATGAAACTTATGGGGAGGAACCATGAAGAATGTTGA
- a CDS encoding Coenzyme F420 hydrogenase/dehydrogenase, beta subunit C-terminal domain, which produces MKNVDEIGDLCTGCGTCAAMCPSEIIEMNINKKKGIYEPIIKGECDECGICIKVCPGVSVDFSELNKEIFGYEGEDMLIGNYKACYVAHSTNEKLRYDASSGGMVTQILIHLLNKGIIDGALVTHMNPKKPLEPEPFIARTPAEIIEAAGSKYCPVPANIALKEILKKPGRYAVVGLPCHIQGVRKAEIINRKLKERIVYHLGIVCNHTPSFKATEFLLEKLGVNKNEVKSIKYRGEGWPGSLKIETTTGQILLLPEYWGSGFGQLFIPPRCRRCSDHMAELSDMSFADPWLREFEGESIGKTLIVLRKDIKILDDLKKEGLCNLEPIEAEKVLLSQLYNIYMKKKIHMIDNDLYKGRFPEIDLIDKLISIFEPEKLRIPKKLIKIYMTLYSILVSLKARKDFLM; this is translated from the coding sequence ATGAAGAATGTTGATGAGATCGGTGACCTATGCACCGGCTGCGGGACATGCGCCGCCATGTGCCCCAGCGAAATAATTGAAATGAATATTAACAAAAAAAAAGGAATATATGAACCCATCATAAAAGGGGAATGTGATGAATGTGGCATCTGCATAAAGGTCTGCCCAGGGGTATCTGTTGATTTCAGTGAACTTAACAAGGAAATATTCGGTTATGAAGGAGAAGACATGCTCATTGGGAACTATAAGGCCTGTTATGTTGCCCATTCAACCAATGAAAAACTCAGATACGATGCATCATCAGGTGGTATGGTAACCCAGATACTCATCCACCTACTTAATAAGGGCATTATCGACGGAGCCCTCGTAACCCATATGAACCCCAAAAAACCCCTTGAACCTGAACCATTCATCGCAAGAACCCCCGCGGAGATCATTGAGGCAGCTGGATCCAAGTACTGCCCGGTACCGGCGAACATAGCCCTCAAAGAGATCCTCAAGAAACCCGGAAGGTACGCTGTTGTAGGTCTGCCCTGCCATATCCAAGGCGTCAGAAAGGCCGAAATAATCAACAGGAAGTTAAAGGAGAGAATAGTATATCACCTAGGAATAGTATGCAACCACACACCATCATTCAAGGCAACAGAATTCCTCCTTGAAAAACTGGGAGTCAACAAAAATGAAGTTAAAAGTATAAAGTATCGTGGTGAGGGATGGCCCGGAAGCCTTAAAATTGAAACAACCACGGGCCAAATACTACTACTACCCGAATATTGGGGATCTGGGTTCGGGCAACTCTTTATACCCCCAAGATGTAGAAGATGCTCTGACCATATGGCCGAATTATCTGACATGTCATTTGCAGACCCCTGGCTACGGGAATTTGAAGGTGAAAGTATAGGAAAAACCTTAATAGTACTCAGGAAGGACATTAAAATACTTGATGACCTTAAGAAGGAGGGACTATGTAACCTTGAACCTATAGAAGCAGAAAAGGTCCTTCTTTCACAATTATACAATATTTACATGAAAAAGAAGATTCATATGATCGATAATGACCTATATAAAGGCAGATTCCCAGAAATTGACCTTATCGACAAATTAATCTCCATTTTTGAACCAGAAAAACTGCGAATTCCCAAAAAACTCATAAAAATATACATGACCCTATACTCCATTCTCGTATCTCTAAAGGCTCGTAAAGATTTCCTCATGTGA
- a CDS encoding polysaccharide pyruvyl transferase family protein codes for MIKITVVGPTDRLNRGTEALILSRVKIMEQIFDHPYFFVQHASNLASIPKQFISNPKIEPYKKTALIAPVFESLNTPIILISALLWRILSNFVKVDFLLSWNEELNALKSSDIAVTTGGDVLSEDYGLFSFLTHFFALFLAILLKKPFIVFAESVGPFKSSITIAIAKFILNKAALITVRDEISLNHIDKLGIKRPVYLTADSAFLLDKKDVKNPLLDDFMKNDNLIGFSISNAIAEWGGGSYDEYIELITEVIDTIIEKYEANVILIAHVTIDGLNDDRVINQKVFDGLRNKKRVFNLNEDYSSEELKGVISQCDLFVGARMHANIAALSTCVPVVAISYSIKTPGLMKLCGLEDYYIEFKDLTEDLLISKISEAWENRHDIKKHLEKVIPGIKRKALRNGELVREFCDSIGIT; via the coding sequence TTGATCAAAATAACCGTAGTGGGGCCTACTGATAGATTAAATAGAGGAACTGAAGCATTGATCTTATCTCGTGTTAAGATTATGGAGCAAATTTTTGACCATCCCTATTTTTTTGTTCAACATGCTTCAAACTTAGCATCTATTCCAAAACAGTTTATTTCTAATCCTAAAATAGAACCCTATAAAAAAACAGCATTAATAGCTCCGGTCTTTGAATCATTAAACACACCCATAATCTTAATATCGGCTTTGCTCTGGCGGATTCTTTCAAATTTTGTTAAAGTAGATTTTTTATTATCTTGGAACGAGGAGTTAAATGCACTTAAAAGTTCAGATATAGCTGTTACAACTGGTGGGGACGTTTTATCCGAGGATTATGGTTTATTCTCATTTTTAACTCATTTTTTTGCTTTATTCTTAGCAATATTGCTTAAAAAACCTTTTATTGTTTTTGCAGAATCGGTGGGTCCATTCAAAAGCAGTATCACAATAGCTATAGCAAAATTCATTCTCAATAAAGCAGCCCTTATAACAGTAAGGGATGAAATATCACTTAATCATATTGATAAACTTGGTATTAAAAGACCAGTTTATCTTACAGCAGATTCAGCGTTCCTATTAGATAAAAAAGATGTCAAGAATCCTCTACTGGATGATTTCATGAAAAATGATAACTTAATAGGTTTTTCTATTAGTAATGCAATAGCAGAATGGGGTGGTGGTAGTTACGATGAGTACATAGAATTGATCACAGAGGTAATCGATACTATAATAGAAAAATATGAAGCCAATGTCATACTTATTGCCCACGTAACGATTGATGGTTTAAATGATGACAGGGTCATAAACCAGAAGGTATTTGATGGACTTAGAAATAAAAAAAGAGTATTTAATTTGAATGAAGATTATTCAAGTGAAGAACTTAAAGGTGTTATATCGCAATGCGATCTCTTTGTTGGAGCCCGTATGCATGCAAATATAGCTGCACTCTCTACTTGTGTTCCTGTTGTGGCGATATCTTACAGCATAAAAACTCCGGGACTCATGAAACTTTGCGGTCTTGAAGACTATTATATTGAATTTAAGGATCTTACTGAAGATCTGTTGATATCAAAAATATCAGAAGCATGGGAAAATAGACATGATATAAAGAAGCATCTTGAAAAAGTCATACCAGGAATAAAAAGAAAAGCCCTCAGGAACGGTGAACTTGTAAGGGAATTCTGCGATTCCATTGGAATCACATGA
- a CDS encoding glycosyltransferase family 4 protein, which produces MKILSVILGAPFHEEALWFRIKKHMDILSSLGHEIELCFYTRKKLRFNPPFKYSVIKSSPLNVHLKHFLKVNSGDYDVIFCNLAMSPFICSLSKLQGIPMILDNHGDLVSEMDLLNQDPLKKLYYKMISFFDFRLADRIICVSNSMIDDLKQRGVPEDKLYYVTNATDLDFFQPLNETEINKLKDELGLPDKLICGYIGSADKWQGVDSLIKTSKNYRDDDVFFLFVGFSKNKKRDHNSLFLPRVDLDLVKSYYGVSDILVLPRPYHKSTEVAAPTKFAEYAAMGKPILTTDVGDAAKLVKKYKCGIVIEDNQPENIIKGINKFKSLSKNDIIKMGQNARKMAEKEFSLKKMKKDLKKVIDSL; this is translated from the coding sequence ATGAAAATTTTAAGCGTTATTTTAGGAGCCCCCTTCCACGAGGAGGCACTGTGGTTTCGAATAAAAAAACATATGGACATATTATCATCTTTAGGTCATGAGATTGAACTATGTTTCTATACCAGAAAAAAATTAAGGTTTAATCCACCTTTCAAATATTCTGTTATTAAGTCTTCACCCCTTAATGTACATCTTAAGCACTTTTTAAAGGTAAATTCTGGCGATTATGATGTTATATTTTGTAATTTGGCGATGAGCCCTTTTATATGTTCTTTATCTAAACTTCAGGGTATTCCAATGATTTTAGATAATCATGGGGATTTAGTTAGTGAGATGGATTTATTAAATCAGGATCCTTTGAAGAAACTTTATTATAAGATGATTTCCTTTTTTGATTTTAGGCTTGCTGATAGGATAATTTGTGTTTCTAATTCGATGATTGATGATCTTAAGCAAAGAGGTGTCCCAGAGGATAAGTTATATTATGTGACTAACGCAACTGACCTTGATTTTTTCCAACCTTTGAATGAAACTGAAATAAATAAACTGAAGGATGAATTAGGTTTACCAGATAAATTAATATGTGGATATATTGGGAGTGCAGATAAATGGCAAGGTGTTGATAGTCTCATAAAGACTAGTAAAAATTATAGGGATGACGATGTTTTTTTCTTATTTGTAGGTTTCTCAAAGAACAAAAAAAGAGACCATAACTCTTTGTTTTTACCAAGAGTTGATTTAGATTTGGTTAAATCATATTATGGAGTTTCTGATATACTTGTTCTGCCAAGACCCTATCATAAATCAACTGAAGTCGCCGCACCTACCAAATTTGCTGAATACGCTGCAATGGGCAAACCAATACTCACAACGGACGTTGGCGATGCAGCCAAACTCGTTAAAAAGTATAAATGCGGAATCGTTATAGAAGATAACCAGCCAGAAAACATTATAAAAGGCATAAATAAGTTCAAATCACTCTCAAAAAATGACATAATTAAAATGGGTCAAAATGCCAGGAAAATGGCTGAAAAAGAATTCAGTCTAAAAAAAATGAAAAAAGACCTGAAAAAAGTTATAGACTCTCTATAA
- a CDS encoding DUF2206 domain-containing protein, translating into MLISGLKRSYKKLLFIISTVFSHYTIAYVFAILTFMFLKVHWKTKEELLFQSFSSCSVFCGYICMACPARGASFKDAITFFERTISSMGNFFSEDMRNNSELSVVGIGIAQIPNFLSTVIHDLFSS; encoded by the coding sequence GTGTTGATTTCAGGCCTTAAGAGGTCATATAAGAAGCTGTTATTCATAATATCAACGGTCTTCTCTCATTACACAATAGCCTATGTGTTTGCAATTTTAACCTTCATGTTCTTAAAAGTTCATTGGAAAACCAAAGAAGAGCTACTTTTTCAGAGCTTCAGTAGCTGTTCTGTTTTTTGTGGTTATATTTGCATGGCATGCCCGGCAAGGGGAGCTTCTTTTAAAGATGCTATCACTTTCTTTGAAAGAACAATCTCAAGCATGGGGAACTTTTTCTCTGAGGACATGAGAAATAACAGTGAACTCTCAGTAGTGGGTATAGGGATAGCACAGATTCCAAATTTCCTCAGTACGGTTATACATGATTTATTTTCCTCCTGA
- a CDS encoding class I SAM-dependent methyltransferase, translating into MDKIKFKDFEETIEKIVRQNLVFPEELEYYELHKERIFYGLNLLLNFTNWEPTSKVLDVGSAPGYASIFLKKLGYDVRGVNYITRKNFKERMNRMSIPIDVCNIDSEQLPYKKGEFDLVVFFEVIEHLLNPHHALNEIYKVLRDEGVLILSTPNLSKLSNRIRLLAGKSINPEETFLRKCL; encoded by the coding sequence ATGGATAAAATTAAATTTAAAGATTTTGAGGAGACCATAGAAAAAATAGTTCGTCAAAATCTGGTTTTCCCCGAAGAATTAGAATATTATGAGTTGCATAAGGAAAGGATATTTTATGGTTTAAATTTATTACTAAATTTTACAAATTGGGAGCCTACATCAAAAGTATTGGATGTTGGTTCAGCACCAGGTTATGCTTCTATTTTTCTTAAAAAGCTGGGATATGATGTTAGGGGTGTCAATTATATTACTCGAAAAAATTTTAAAGAAAGAATGAATAGGATGTCGATTCCCATAGATGTTTGTAATATTGATAGTGAACAATTACCGTATAAAAAAGGAGAATTTGATCTTGTTGTCTTTTTTGAAGTTATAGAGCATCTGCTTAACCCCCATCATGCTCTTAATGAGATTTATAAAGTTTTAAGAGATGAGGGTGTTTTAATACTTTCCACTCCCAACCTCTCTAAACTTTCAAACAGGATTCGCCTTTTAGCTGGGAAGAGCATAAATCCCGAAGAAACTTTTTTAAGGAAATGTTTATGA
- a CDS encoding glycosyltransferase family 4 protein, giving the protein MKICLVTNLYPPLAFGGATGVAQIEAEELVKRGYNVFVITTSETNYLTVEWTNGVKVYRLPPYNVYPLYENFVDQSAHSLSSKILWHMIDTFNFKLKNKISRIILDEKPDVIHFHNFKGLSLLLFRHIRKLGLPIILTAHDYTLICPRANLLRSDGDVCKKRPLICSFYSTLNKYLVDVDVLISPSDFLIRKLKEEGFSSDAVRLPNLVEINEESSNSKTYDKLDILYVGELSRHKGVHILIKAFNELDNATLTVYGRGPYEQSLKKISNENLNFQGYAKGFDELKYAYNKANVTVVPSIWYENSPMVVYESFAHSTPVIGSNIGGIPELVIDGYNGFLFEPGDKDELKRILKNLLEDPSILKEFEKNAYESAKKYTLKEHVDKLERIYNNLSEEYHG; this is encoded by the coding sequence ATGAAAATATGCCTTGTTACTAATTTATATCCTCCACTAGCATTTGGGGGAGCTACTGGTGTTGCTCAGATAGAAGCAGAAGAACTTGTAAAGAGAGGATACAATGTATTTGTTATAACTACGAGTGAAACTAACTATTTAACTGTTGAGTGGACAAATGGTGTTAAGGTTTACAGGCTACCCCCTTACAATGTCTACCCGTTATATGAAAACTTTGTAGACCAGAGTGCTCATAGCCTTTCGTCGAAGATTCTCTGGCACATGATTGACACGTTTAATTTCAAACTTAAGAATAAGATAAGCAGAATTATTCTTGATGAGAAGCCAGACGTTATTCACTTTCATAATTTCAAGGGACTTTCATTGCTCCTGTTTCGGCATATAAGAAAATTGGGACTTCCCATAATTTTGACAGCCCATGACTACACTCTTATATGTCCACGTGCTAACCTTTTAAGGTCTGATGGGGATGTATGTAAAAAAAGACCATTAATCTGCTCTTTTTATTCAACCCTGAATAAGTACCTTGTGGATGTTGACGTCCTCATATCCCCTTCAGATTTCTTGATCAGAAAATTAAAAGAAGAAGGGTTTTCAAGTGATGCCGTTAGACTACCAAATCTTGTGGAAATTAACGAAGAATCTTCAAATTCTAAAACTTATGACAAACTTGACATTCTCTATGTTGGAGAACTGAGCAGACATAAAGGTGTTCATATCTTGATTAAGGCTTTTAATGAACTTGATAATGCTACTCTTACGGTCTATGGCAGAGGACCCTACGAACAATCCTTAAAAAAAATAAGCAACGAAAACTTGAACTTCCAGGGTTATGCCAAAGGTTTTGATGAGTTGAAATATGCATATAATAAAGCTAATGTGACTGTTGTTCCTTCAATATGGTATGAGAATTCGCCGATGGTTGTATATGAAAGTTTTGCTCATTCAACGCCAGTGATTGGAAGCAATATTGGGGGGATTCCTGAACTTGTTATTGATGGTTACAATGGATTTCTGTTTGAGCCGGGAGATAAAGATGAGCTTAAGCGTATACTTAAAAATCTTTTGGAGGATCCTTCTATCTTAAAGGAATTCGAAAAAAACGCATATGAGAGTGCAAAAAAGTATACACTAAAGGAGCACGTAGATAAACTTGAAAGGATTTATAATAATTTATCGGAGGAGTATCATGGATAA
- a CDS encoding GNAT family N-acetyltransferase: MQIRLLGFRDVKSITGLYMSISDEDKILFHPFPFRYLPVFLIILYFAFSNYLYRITGLITRYTVLSLVADNGGPAGFVFVSNIRNLNNQRMAGNFGIFVKKEFRGSGIGNKLAHEMIDLCNQNMIREIHLTVMAHNKRAISFYKKLGFKVIEYHEKREKWNDEYYPDYTMVREEFI, encoded by the coding sequence TTGCAGATAAGGCTATTGGGATTCAGAGATGTTAAATCAATAACTGGACTTTATATGTCAATCAGCGACGAAGACAAAATATTATTCCATCCTTTCCCTTTTAGATATTTGCCAGTTTTTTTAATAATACTTTATTTTGCTTTTTCAAACTATTTATATAGGATCACAGGTCTAATAACCCGATACACAGTTTTATCCCTTGTAGCGGATAATGGTGGTCCTGCTGGGTTTGTTTTTGTTTCAAATATAAGAAACCTCAACAATCAAAGAATGGCTGGAAATTTTGGAATATTTGTAAAAAAAGAATTTAGGGGATCTGGTATCGGTAATAAACTTGCTCATGAAATGATTGATTTATGTAATCAAAACATGATCAGAGAAATTCACCTTACTGTAATGGCCCATAACAAACGTGCAATCTCTTTTTATAAAAAATTGGGATTTAAAGTCATTGAATACCATGAAAAAAGAGAAAAATGGAATGATGAATATTATCCAGATTATACTATGGTTAGAGAGGAGTTTATCTGA
- a CDS encoding glycosyltransferase family 4 protein: MKIGFIHHSMIIGSGIDTVIWEIASRLCEEHDVEILTFNSEYSSPIIREIRFPFKKNRVINGVFNPVIPHTYSLRRHLDKFDAINVHHYPANIIPFFPSRSDTFIAVTEWSGPPSSKLGAVKFHEKLYMKLIRKMNKIAALKADGLIAPCPFVKRWIKENYGLDSEQIYLDGINFQLFNREYDYRPINFMDGYINILYVGRVAPHKNIECLIESFQILKEYIDDVRLIIVGRRTFPVYYKNLMKILRKKGLEDDVIFTGKVSWEELPRYYSACDIYATCSLWEGFLRAEAFAMGKPMVAFDVGANSDTIHNGKNGILVKEKSSKAFAEGLIRLASDENLRKKMGERGYKWAKENLDFNVIAKNFSNYLEEAISCR, encoded by the coding sequence GTGAAGATTGGTTTCATCCACCACTCAATGATAATCGGAAGCGGAATTGACACGGTTATATGGGAGATTGCCAGCAGATTGTGTGAAGAACATGATGTTGAAATATTAACATTTAACAGTGAATATTCAAGTCCAATTATTAGGGAAATAAGATTCCCTTTTAAAAAAAATCGAGTGATCAATGGCGTTTTTAATCCTGTGATTCCTCATACATACTCTTTGAGGAGACATCTTGACAAGTTTGATGCGATTAATGTCCACCACTATCCGGCAAACATAATACCTTTTTTTCCATCAAGGAGTGATACATTTATTGCTGTTACGGAATGGAGTGGTCCTCCATCTAGTAAACTTGGAGCAGTCAAGTTTCATGAAAAACTTTACATGAAACTAATACGGAAGATGAATAAAATAGCAGCTTTAAAGGCTGATGGTTTAATAGCTCCATGCCCTTTTGTAAAAAGGTGGATAAAAGAAAATTATGGATTAGATTCCGAGCAGATTTACCTTGATGGGATTAATTTCCAATTGTTCAACAGGGAATATGATTATCGGCCTATAAATTTTATGGATGGGTATATTAACATTCTTTATGTAGGGAGAGTGGCTCCTCATAAAAATATAGAGTGCCTAATAGAAAGCTTTCAGATTTTAAAAGAGTACATAGATGATGTCAGGTTAATAATTGTTGGAAGAAGGACATTCCCCGTTTATTACAAGAATTTAATGAAAATTTTAAGAAAAAAAGGTCTTGAAGATGATGTGATATTTACTGGAAAGGTTTCGTGGGAGGAGCTTCCAAGATACTATTCTGCGTGCGATATTTATGCTACCTGTTCACTTTGGGAGGGCTTCTTGAGGGCGGAGGCCTTTGCAATGGGAAAACCAATGGTTGCATTTGATGTTGGTGCTAATTCCGATACTATTCATAATGGAAAAAATGGCATCCTTGTAAAAGAGAAGAGTTCTAAGGCTTTCGCTGAAGGGTTGATTAGGTTGGCTTCAGATGAAAATCTTAGAAAAAAGATGGGTGAAAGAGGGTATAAATGGGCAAAGGAAAACTTGGATTTCAATGTAATTGCAAAAAATTTTTCAAATTACCTTGAGGAGGCAATTTCTTGCAGATAA